One window from the genome of Balaenoptera musculus isolate JJ_BM4_2016_0621 chromosome 3, mBalMus1.pri.v3, whole genome shotgun sequence encodes:
- the LOC118893019 gene encoding probable ATP-dependent RNA helicase DDX10 produces the protein MKRNFKVNKKVTFTDEGELVQQWPQVQKSVSKDPEEEEDAGGINLDKAKERLQEEDKFDKEEYRKKIKAKRREKRLKEREARREASKKQAKAKDEEEAFLDWSNDDNDGFDPSILPDPDKYRSPEESDNEDMENKISDTKKKQAMRKRNNSEVEDVGPTSHDRKKTKWETSEPLDTGLSLAEDEELVLHLLKSQS, from the exons atgaagagaaattttaaagtaaataagaaaGTAACATTTACTGATGAAGGAGAGTTGGTTCAGCAGTGGCCACAAGTGCAGAAGTCTGTCTCCAAGGAtcctgaggaagaggaagatgctGGTGGTATCAACTTAGATAAAGCAAAGGAAAGGCTTCAAGAAGAGGACAAATTTGACAAAGAAGAATATAGGAAGAAAATTAAGGCAAAGCGTCGggagaaaagactgaaagaaaggGAAGCCAGAAGAGAAGCCAGTAAGAAACAAGCAAAGGCTAAAGATGAAGAAGAAGCCTTTCTGGATTGgagtaatgatgataatgatggatTTGATCCAAGCATACTTCCAGATCCAGATAAGTACAGAAGCCCCGAAGAATCAGATAATgaagatatggaaaataaaattag tgataCCAAGAAGAAGCAGGCAATGAGGAAAAGGAACAACAGTGAAGTGGAAGATGTGGGACCCACAAGTCATGACAGAAAGAAGACGAAGTGGGAAACCTCAGAGCCTTTGGATACAGGCCTGTCTTTAGCCGAGGATGAAGAGCTGGTGTTACATCTGCTCAAAAGTCAAAGCTAA